In Thalassospira marina, the following are encoded in one genomic region:
- a CDS encoding UbiD family decarboxylase — protein MIPSQPTTPAAKIQATTHPAPIIGLRDFIEQLRNNNELYIIKRTTDPRFEISSVLSLRKTGPAQFFENVTGHSMPVIGNVFNSRARFAQSLGIPANALASHCMNALTNPIKPVLVDTAPVQAHVKTTDIDLMAALPVPHWFEREAAPYITAGVIIAKDPATGKRNVSIARLRLEGGNRIMAGIAKNHHLYRLADKALARGHDLEIAVVIGNDAALLLGSQMYMALGDDEYDIAGGLQGSPVELVRCKTVDLEVPAHAEIVLEGTLSPGELIDEGPVSEFPGFYVNYGAGIGGAITCITHRENPVFQAILPGYAPEHCILGAIAIEAGLAFQMQKTIPCVTRVVVTDGGMGRLHAVIAMHQPRAGEGKRAILLAMGLVNLLKHVVVVEDDIDPENPQDVEWSLAARFRGQEDLVVIEGVKADRCDPIHEGLTVTKIGMVATTHPGDGAKDSRSEFCTPPHDIFNRVRDALDQY, from the coding sequence ATGATCCCGTCCCAACCCACCACCCCGGCAGCGAAAATACAGGCAACCACGCATCCCGCGCCAATAATCGGCCTGCGTGATTTTATCGAACAATTGCGTAACAACAATGAATTATACATCATAAAACGGACAACCGATCCCCGTTTTGAGATATCGTCCGTCCTGTCCCTGCGAAAAACCGGGCCGGCACAGTTTTTTGAAAATGTTACCGGGCACAGCATGCCGGTTATTGGCAATGTGTTTAACAGTCGCGCGCGTTTTGCCCAGTCACTGGGTATTCCGGCAAATGCGCTGGCATCGCATTGCATGAACGCGCTGACAAACCCGATAAAACCCGTGCTGGTCGATACAGCCCCGGTACAGGCACATGTCAAAACCACCGATATCGACCTGATGGCGGCTTTACCTGTACCACACTGGTTTGAACGCGAAGCAGCCCCCTATATCACCGCTGGCGTGATTATTGCCAAAGACCCGGCAACGGGAAAACGCAACGTTTCAATCGCCCGGTTACGCCTTGAAGGCGGTAATCGTATCATGGCGGGCATTGCCAAAAATCATCATCTCTATCGCCTGGCTGACAAGGCCCTGGCACGCGGGCATGATCTTGAAATTGCCGTGGTCATTGGCAATGACGCAGCCCTGTTGCTGGGCTCGCAAATGTATATGGCGCTGGGCGATGATGAATATGACATTGCCGGTGGCCTGCAGGGAAGCCCGGTTGAACTGGTGCGATGCAAAACCGTCGATCTTGAAGTTCCCGCCCATGCGGAAATTGTGCTCGAAGGTACATTATCCCCCGGCGAGCTGATCGACGAAGGGCCGGTTTCGGAATTTCCCGGTTTCTACGTTAATTACGGCGCGGGCATTGGCGGGGCCATCACCTGCATAACCCACCGTGAAAACCCGGTTTTTCAGGCCATCCTGCCAGGTTATGCACCGGAACACTGCATTTTGGGTGCCATTGCGATTGAGGCAGGCCTGGCGTTTCAAATGCAAAAAACCATTCCCTGCGTCACACGAGTTGTTGTGACCGACGGGGGCATGGGCAGGCTTCATGCCGTGATTGCCATGCACCAGCCCCGCGCGGGCGAAGGTAAACGCGCCATTTTGCTGGCGATGGGGCTGGTCAACCTATTGAAGCATGTCGTTGTTGTCGAAGACGATATCGACCCGGAAAACCCGCAGGATGTTGAATGGTCGCTTGCAGCGCGTTTTCGCGGGCAGGAAGACCTTGTCGTTATTGAAGGTGTGAAGGCAGATCGCTGCGACCCCATCCATGAGGGCCTGACTGTAACCAAAATCGGCATGGTTGCCACCACCCACCCCGGTGATGGCGCCAAAGACAGCCGGTCTGAATTTTGCACACCACCGCACGATATTTTCAACCGCGTCAGGGATGCCCTCGACCAGTACTGA
- a CDS encoding TRAP transporter substrate-binding protein: MNPKNLFSLAALGIGCLVASTAWADEPIVLKFASPFSPKSITNAKSIPEFAAEIEKESGGTLKIEHYPGGILGPNPAAQLKLVEDGVVDIAEVPAAYTPGRFPELPIFELPFEYKSTVEASLTAYKMYEEGLLHGFDNLKLVGIAAIGPYYIHTKKEVTSADGLKGLKIRVGGPVQGEIMKRLGAVPVGGMSATQIAENISRGVIDGSLMDNGNLYNFRIADAADYHVTNVPLGNFAVLFPINKAKYESLPPKAKAALDKVGGKWFSRVLAQNLDAQNDETLASLKKDGKHQFLEFPQADLDAMKEKLASMKDKWDVEKDGVNLYAEMTKARAAIGSTN; the protein is encoded by the coding sequence ATGAACCCGAAAAACCTGTTTTCGCTTGCAGCCCTTGGCATTGGTTGCCTGGTTGCCAGCACGGCCTGGGCCGATGAACCCATCGTCCTGAAATTTGCCAGCCCGTTTTCGCCCAAAAGCATTACCAATGCCAAAAGCATCCCGGAATTTGCCGCCGAAATCGAAAAGGAATCTGGTGGTACGTTAAAGATCGAACATTATCCGGGCGGTATTCTGGGCCCGAACCCCGCTGCGCAGCTGAAGCTGGTTGAAGACGGCGTTGTGGATATTGCCGAGGTTCCCGCGGCATACACCCCGGGCCGTTTCCCGGAATTGCCGATTTTTGAACTGCCGTTTGAATATAAATCCACCGTCGAAGCCAGCCTGACGGCCTATAAAATGTATGAAGAAGGCCTGCTGCATGGCTTTGACAATTTAAAGCTGGTCGGCATTGCCGCCATTGGCCCCTACTACATTCACACCAAAAAGGAAGTCACCAGCGCTGATGGCCTGAAAGGCCTTAAAATTCGCGTGGGGGGGCCGGTTCAGGGTGAAATCATGAAACGCCTTGGTGCCGTTCCTGTCGGCGGCATGTCAGCAACCCAGATTGCCGAAAACATCTCGCGCGGGGTGATTGATGGCAGCCTGATGGATAATGGCAATCTTTATAACTTCCGCATTGCCGATGCTGCCGATTACCACGTCACCAATGTTCCGCTGGGTAACTTTGCCGTTCTGTTCCCCATCAACAAGGCCAAATATGAAAGCCTGCCGCCCAAGGCCAAGGCTGCCCTGGACAAAGTCGGTGGCAAATGGTTTTCGCGCGTTCTGGCCCAAAACCTCGATGCCCAGAATGACGAAACCCTTGCCAGCCTGAAAAAGGATGGCAAGCACCAGTTCCTTGAATTCCCGCAGGCTGACCTTGATGCCATGAAAGAAAAACTGGCATCGATGAAAGACAAATGGGATGTCGAAAAAGATGGCGTCAATCTTTACGCCGAAATGACCAAAGCCCGTGCCGCCATTGGCAGCACCAACTGA
- a CDS encoding TRAP transporter small permease, with amino-acid sequence MSAIQQTQRMAGYLAGFGLAAMVALACVTIIDILGRELFNVPIDGFSDVGDLIIIAAAAACFPASIANNQHVAVRFAGMLHWRIREGLDALGHLAMLVILALMAWQLGLYTQDLYANGQTTWLLYIPVWPVWLLATFFIVLCVPIKALMFAIKLAGACGKHNPERNALPTADENFPQGNPLS; translated from the coding sequence ATGTCTGCGATTCAACAAACACAGCGCATGGCAGGCTATCTTGCCGGGTTCGGGCTTGCCGCAATGGTCGCGCTGGCATGCGTTACCATTATCGACATTCTCGGCCGTGAACTGTTTAACGTCCCCATCGATGGTTTCAGCGATGTTGGCGATCTGATCATCATTGCCGCTGCTGCCGCGTGTTTCCCGGCCTCCATTGCCAATAACCAGCATGTTGCCGTGCGCTTTGCCGGTATGCTGCACTGGCGCATCCGCGAAGGTCTGGATGCCCTGGGTCACCTTGCGATGCTGGTTATTCTCGCCTTAATGGCATGGCAACTGGGCCTTTATACCCAGGACCTTTATGCCAATGGCCAGACAACCTGGCTGCTATACATTCCGGTTTGGCCGGTCTGGTTGCTTGCGACATTTTTCATTGTCCTGTGCGTACCGATCAAGGCGCTGATGTTTGCCATCAAACTTGCCGGTGCCTGTGGCAAACACAACCCGGAACGCAACGCCCTTCCCACCGCCGACGAAAACTTCCCCCAAGGAAACCCATTGTCATGA
- a CDS encoding TRAP transporter large permease gives MTPIETGLLGLLCLIIVIMLQVPVGFAMATVGAAGYVLLTHNFTGMLSLFGTETANMLANKDFAVVMLFLLMGGFAGAAGISSDIYRVANAWIGHFRGGLSMATILGCAGFGAIAGSSIATSATMAKIALPEMQKRHYSLSLASGTLAAGGTLGSLIPPSIIMVIYAVQVEQFVVDLFLAAIVPALISVVLFVIAIRIQLMLNPDDGGRSEKMPMRQRMRETKKGWSALTVIVVVMGGIYSGFFTVNEGAGVGLVLTLIFALARGKMTRQSFIETLSESAGSIAMLYAIVIGANIFGYFLTLSHMPVDLAAWVQALDVSPLTVIFALIGMYVVLGCVFDALAGMVLTLPFVVPIIQGLGYDLVWWGIVNVMVIEIGMITPPVGINVFVIKGLRPDISLGTIFRGITPFLIANVIALLLVVLFPQLATWLPSLVK, from the coding sequence ATGACGCCGATAGAAACCGGCCTTCTTGGGCTGCTCTGCCTGATTATCGTTATCATGCTGCAGGTACCTGTTGGCTTTGCAATGGCAACGGTGGGTGCGGCGGGTTATGTGCTGCTGACCCACAATTTCACCGGGATGCTGTCGCTTTTTGGCACCGAAACCGCAAACATGCTGGCGAACAAGGATTTCGCCGTTGTCATGCTGTTTTTGCTGATGGGTGGTTTTGCCGGTGCCGCGGGTATTTCATCCGATATTTACCGGGTGGCAAATGCCTGGATCGGGCATTTTCGTGGTGGCCTTTCAATGGCAACCATTCTTGGCTGTGCCGGTTTTGGGGCCATTGCCGGGTCATCCATTGCCACCTCGGCTACCATGGCAAAAATCGCCCTGCCGGAAATGCAAAAACGCCATTACAGCCTGTCACTTGCCAGCGGCACATTGGCGGCTGGCGGCACGCTGGGTTCGCTTATTCCACCCTCCATCATCATGGTGATTTATGCCGTCCAGGTCGAACAGTTCGTTGTTGACCTGTTCCTGGCGGCGATTGTGCCTGCGCTGATTTCGGTGGTGCTGTTTGTCATCGCCATTCGCATTCAGTTAATGCTTAATCCCGACGATGGCGGGCGGTCGGAAAAAATGCCGATGCGCCAGCGTATGCGCGAAACCAAAAAAGGCTGGAGCGCGCTAACCGTTATTGTCGTTGTCATGGGCGGCATTTATTCCGGGTTTTTCACGGTAAATGAAGGGGCCGGTGTTGGTCTTGTGCTAACGCTGATTTTTGCGCTGGCACGGGGCAAAATGACCCGCCAGTCCTTTATCGAAACGCTTAGTGAATCTGCCGGGTCCATCGCGATGCTGTATGCCATCGTGATCGGGGCCAATATTTTCGGGTATTTCCTGACCCTGTCGCACATGCCTGTTGATCTGGCCGCCTGGGTACAGGCCCTTGATGTTTCACCCCTTACGGTAATCTTTGCACTGATTGGCATGTATGTCGTTCTGGGTTGCGTGTTTGATGCCCTCGCCGGTATGGTTTTGACCCTGCCCTTTGTCGTGCCCATCATTCAGGGGCTGGGTTATGACCTGGTTTGGTGGGGGATCGTCAATGTCATGGTCATTGAAATCGGCATGATCACGCCGCCTGTCGGCATCAATGTTTTCGTGATCAAGGGGCTGCGCCCCGATATCTCGCTTGGCACCATCTTTCGCGGCATTACGCCGTTTCTGATCGCCAATGTCATTGCCCTTCTGCTTGTTGTCCTGTTCCCTCAACTGGCAACATGGCTGCCCTCACTGGTCAAATAA
- a CDS encoding SapC family protein — translation MAKESKNNGATKQAAAALPLFYSKPRAVLAERHGNMSLSPTSDFSFAATTNSVPVVATELPMVCKNYPILFTDGAQTQMVALLGLRASENLMVDDKGNWTPGTYVPAYIRRYPFIFFENEDKSQYTLCVDEDAKTVVEGTENPFFVDGEPSKMTQGALDFCRDYQAHYAATAEFLKAVAEADLLVENRADATLADGRKLSLSGFKVIDEAKFNALDDETFLAWRKRGWLHLVYCHFISNGNWSALVERAAMKVAN, via the coding sequence TTGGCTAAGGAAAGCAAAAATAACGGTGCGACCAAACAGGCGGCAGCAGCCCTGCCCCTGTTTTACAGCAAACCCCGCGCAGTTCTGGCAGAGCGTCATGGCAACATGTCGCTCAGCCCGACTTCGGATTTTTCATTTGCTGCAACCACTAATTCGGTACCGGTTGTTGCAACCGAACTGCCGATGGTCTGCAAGAATTATCCGATCCTGTTTACTGATGGGGCACAGACGCAAATGGTCGCCCTTTTGGGCCTGCGTGCATCTGAAAACCTGATGGTTGATGACAAGGGTAACTGGACCCCGGGCACCTATGTTCCCGCCTATATCCGCCGTTACCCCTTCATCTTTTTTGAAAATGAAGACAAAAGCCAATACACCCTTTGTGTCGATGAAGACGCAAAAACCGTTGTCGAAGGTACGGAAAATCCGTTCTTTGTTGATGGTGAGCCGTCCAAGATGACGCAGGGTGCGCTGGATTTCTGCCGTGACTACCAGGCGCATTATGCCGCAACCGCCGAGTTCCTGAAGGCCGTTGCCGAAGCGGACCTTCTGGTTGAAAACCGGGCTGATGCAACGCTGGCCGATGGCCGCAAGCTGAGCCTGTCGGGCTTTAAGGTTATCGACGAAGCCAAGTTTAATGCGCTGGATGATGAAACCTTCCTGGCATGGCGCAAGCGCGGCTGGCTGCATCTGGTTTATTGCCATTTCATTTCCAATGGCAACTGGAGCGCGCTGGTCGAACGCGCGGCGATGAAAGTCGCGAACTGA